From Bradyrhizobium sp. AZCC 1610:
GCCATCACCAGCGAGCGCCAGCCGATCAAGCCGGCGCACAGCAGAGGCGCGATCGAGATATCGTCGCCGGCCTCGCCGAGCGGAAAGCAATAGCGGGCGTCCGCAACGAGATGCGTGGCAAAACCGCCATCGCGCGTGTAACCGGTGAAGCGCGGGTGGTCGCAGAGGTTCTCCCGGGCGCTCCGGCAATAAGAACATTCACCGCAGGTATGACCGAGCCAGGGAACGCCGACCCTTTCCCCGATCGCGAGAGACGTCCCACCGGCACCGAGCGCATCCACCCGCCCGACCACCTCGTGGCCGGGAACGATTGGATAGGCAATATCAGGCAATTCTCCATCGACGACGTGCAGATCGGTCCGGCACACGCCACAAGCGCCGACCTTGACGCGCACATCGCCGGGCCCGGGGACCGGATCCTCTCGCTGTTCAAACCGCAGCGGCGCGCCGGGCGCTGTCAGGACCATGGCGTGCATTTCGTCCTATATCCTTACGCTAGCATGTGCAGCCTAGCCGGTGCGACCGAGCAGCGATTGATCCTCGTCAATCGAGCCCGAGCGAACTCTCCCTAACATGGCAACGTCAGCAGCGCGGCACCAGCCCATGGCGTTATGCCATTTCTTGATGCATGGAACAGGAGATCGTCAGATGCGCGCCAATCTGCTGCAGCCGCGACTTATCCGCGCGCTCTCGGTCAGCGCGCGCATGACGTCTTCGCGCGCAATGATTCCGACCAGCCGCTGCTCGGCATCCAGCACGGGGAGGCTCTTAATCCGGTGGTCAACCATCAGCTGCAGGACCCGGGTCAGTGCCCGGCGCGACGTGCTCGGCCTCGATGCCGGCTCGACCCATCGCCTGACCGCTGAAGCGATCGCCGATACTACCGTCCGTCTGGTGAAGCGTCGCAGCCTGGAAACCGCCGCGGGATCGAATGTCCGGGTCGCCCATACCCTCTGGACCATGACCGCAAGCGACCTCCGGCACGCCGAAGACCACATGTTGCTTCTGGGCCGCAAGACCGCGATGGAAAAAGTTGCGACTTTCCTGCTGGAAATGGACCGCCGGCTCGCCAAGGCCGGCATGATGGCCCTGCCGATGTGGCGCCCCGACA
This genomic window contains:
- a CDS encoding helix-turn-helix domain-containing protein; this translates as MTSSRAMIPTSRCSASSTGRLLIRWSTISCRTRVSARRDVLGLDAGSTHRLTAEAIADTTVRLVKRRSLETAAGSNVRVAHTLWTMTASDLRHAEDHMLLLGRKTAMEKVATFLLEMDRRLAKAGMMALPMWRPDIGDYLGLTLETVSRALSQLSGQGVLVFSSARQIVLRNRQRLADMDA